AACTGAGACTCCAGAAACCAGGAAGGAGGGAGTGCAGCCTGCCCTGGGTACAcacggggaaactgaggctgcagaGGAAATGACTGGGCCAGGACGCCTGCGAAAGGTGACTTGGGAAGGGCTCCTAGGAAGGCACAGGGCTGTCTGCTCTCCAGAGGGCTCCAGTGGAAAGGAGGGaatgaagagggaaggagaggcccTGGGTGGACCAGACAACCACACCATGAACCCTCCCAGAGACTTTAGACAGAGAGAGGCGCTCCACAACACCCCACTCTCCCTCTGccgtctctctctccttcctctgtccACACAGGTCAGCCCAAGGCCACCCCCTCGGTCACTCTGTTCCCGCCGTCCTCTGAGGAGCTCCAAGCCAACAAGGCCACGCTGGTGTGTCTCATGAGTGACTTCTATCCGGGAATCTTGACGGTGACCTGGAAGGCAGATGGTACCCCCATCACCCAGGGCGTGGAGATGACCACGCCCTCCAAACAGAGCAACAACAAGTACGCGGCCAGCAGCTACCTGAGCCTGACGCCCGAGCAGTGGAGGTCCCGCAGAAGCTACAGCTGCCAGGTCACGCATGAAGGGAGCACCGTGGAGAAGACAGTGACCCATGCACAATGTTCGTAGGTTCCTAACCCTCACCCCACCCACAGGGGCCTGGAGCTGCAGAATCCCAGGGGAGGGGTCTCTCTGTATCCCAAGCCATCCAGCCCTTCTCCCTGTACCCagtaaactctcaataaatatcCTTCGTCAACCAGAAATCCtgctccctctcttcttttcttatctCTCATACAATTTGGTGCGTCTCCTGGGTTCTCAGTGTGGCGTTGGGGGAATCCTGGCACCAGTGGGAAAGTAGCCTGGAGGGGAGGATCACAATCTCCTAGGCGTGTCCCCTGGGGAAATAGGCCAGGATAGGAGCAGTTGGCTCACTGAACACCGGTCCCtccattctctccctcctccccttccttcttgcAGCTCAACCCCCGACTTGCTGCCTACTTTCTGGAGGGAGGTATTTCTGGCTGAGTCTCCAGATACACCCTCTGTCCCTGTTCTGTTCTGGATCCTCTACCCAGCCACAGCCTGTCTTTCCTCAGCCTGGAAATCCTACTCTAGGACTGGAGTCCCTCTACTTCTGGCCCTGTCCCCTGGAAtgccctccttcctctctgcccaACTCCCCACCCCTGAGAGCTGGACTGGCGGGACACTCCAACACCATGAAATTCATGAGCTCTTAAATTTTGGGCCCACCTTGATTTTTCACCCAACGGCAGGTTCAGAGGTGTGATAAAAATAGGAGGAAGCCAGGAAGGAAACACACATGAAAGGCCTGCAAGAGGCTCAGGACATTTGCATAAGATAGGCTCTGAGCTCCCCAGGAACCAGTGCAAGAAGGGTAAAAGGTGctacatcatttctttttttttctctttttcttttctctcttttttttttttttgagacggaatctcattctgtcacataggctggagtgcaatggcgcaatctcagctcaccgtaacttccgcctcccaggttcaaccgattctcctgcctcagcctccccagagtTGGAgatggggactggtgggaggtgtttggtttGGTTGgtggtggatccctcatggcttggtgctgtcttcctgatagtgagtgggttctcgtgggatgtggttgtttaaaagtgtatggcacatCCCTGTCAACTTTgttttgctcctgctctggccatgtaagacacctgttcccccttcaccttccgtcatgactggaagcttcctaaggcctccccagaagctgagcagatgccagcatgcttcctgtacagcctgcagacccGTGAGCCAagcaaacctcttttctttataaattacctggtctcaggtgtttatttacagaaattcgagaatggactgatacagacACTAATCTtattcataagggcagagcctCTCACCTCCCCAAAGCCACCACCTcataataccatcacattggagattaggttCCAACCTGAATTTTGGTGGaatgcaaacattcagaccatagtaccCTATTTCCAAACACAGACACATTCTGAGGacctggggttaggacttcaacttATGAATCTGGAGGAGCACAATTCAGCCTGGAACATCTGCTTTGGTTTGGGCTCCCCTGCAAGCAGGCCTCAAAGAAAGGCTGTTGTACTTGGAGCTTGTTTGGGACGAGTACTCCCAGGGGCGAGAGtgagggatggggatggggagagcAAAACAGGAGCAGCAAGAAAAGCAGtgcaaaggccaggcacagtggttcacacctgtaatcccagcactttgggaggccgaggtgggtggatcacttggggtcaagagttagagaccaacctggccaacaaggcaaaaccccgtctctactaaagatacaaaaattaccagcctggccaacatggtgaaaccccatctctactaaaaatacataaattagccaggtgtggtggcgggtgccagtaatcccagctacttgggaggctgaggcaggagaatcacttgaacctgggaggcagaggttgcagtgagtcaagattgtgccattgcactccagcttgggtgacagagtgagactctgtctcaaaaaataaaaaaaaaaaaaaaaagccagatgtgattgcatgcgcctgtagtcccagctactcgggaggctgaggtaggagaatcacttgaacctgggagatggaggttgcagtgagccgagattacaccactgcactccagcctgggtgacagagcaagactctggctcaaaaaaaaaaaaaaaaaaaaagccaatgcaAACGTGCATTGCTGAGTTCACCATTACGGAAGCCGGGGTGCCAGATCCCCCAGGATCACCAGAGCTGTCTTACACAATGCATCTCAGAACCATCCGcccagggaagaaaggagggagcaTTGCTTCCAGGGCTCTGCTGCCTTTGAGGAAGCGTTAGCCTGTAGGGTGTTCACGCCTTTGCACTAGCCGTTGAGCGTGCGTAACTGCTGAGTGGGTTACTGTGGAGAGGCAGAGGTGAGGGGATCCCACACTGTGGCATCAGCAAAGCCCCAAGCTGGAAGCGAGAGGCAAGCACAGGGGTCTAGGGCAGGCCATTGTCAGCTTACGGCAGCATGGAGATTGTCACGGCCTGGGAGGTCTATTTACTGCAGCTGGGCCTGGATTAGGAGGTGAAGCCAAGAGGTCTGAAGCCATTCAGGCGAGCTACTCAACACAGTCCTGCCCTGCAGCATCCAGCCCCGCCCCTGTCCCCCACGGGGTCCTCCCGTCAGAGTTCCCTTTGAGGTGCTGGCATCTGCAATACCTGCAAAGACTTCATGCTAGAGGGTTACCGAGAAGGGCTTAGAACCCACCCTGAGTGGGAACCCCTTTCTTTACATGTTGGCCCTGGTCCCTGGCACAAAGGCCCCAGTGTGACAGATACAGTCACAGGTTTGAGTTCAATGAGATCCATGCTGTGCCCAGTGGAGCCCTCCCCTACTTCCCTTCTTCCCTGCCCCTTTCCCCTCTCCCGtgtcccaggtagctggggcCTCTCGTCTGACAAACCTAAAGTTGCAGGGACAAGAAGCACAAATCCACAAGGAGGTCACtggggcatggtggggggtggggggcaatcCTATTTCTACAACTTGTCCCTGGACCATGTGTTCCAGCTCCTGGGGATGCAGCACCTGGGACTGGCTGTTGGCTCTGTGCTCGGGGTGTGGCACAAGCTGGCTGCCCCTACGTTCCATCAGGCCCAGGCTCCAGGGTGAGACTGGTGGGCATCGCGCTCATGTGCCCACTGGGATCCTCCCTCACCATAAATGTGTCCCTTGGTCTGGGGGCTGGGTGGGCAGGACCCCACATCTCCAGACGGGGCATTCAGAGCTGCATTTTGGATGCAGTGGAGGCATGGAGATCTGTCAGGTGGCACAGAACCGCTGCCGTGGCTGGACTCTGAGGCAAGGACTAGAGGAACGAGGGTTATGGAAGAGGGGGGTGCTGCTACAGAGAGGGGTGCAGATACAGAGAGGGCTCAGCACAGGATCTAGCACAGCGGGTCTACGGAATTGTcactatgcccattttacagatgggaagccTGAGGCTCAGGGGAGGAGGCAGCTTGCCCAGGGCCCCAGTGCTAGCAGGCAGCAGAGCTGGGTTGGGGACCAGCCTTAGAAAACCTGTGCTCATAGCTGTGAGGCTGTCCTCCCTGCCTCACTGCTGACCCAGTGAGTATACGTCTCTTTACAAAAGGAGGCTCCTTCTGTGCCTGTGCTGGCCCAGGGAACATTGAGGCCAAGGTCACCCTGCATGGTCTTCTGGGGCAGCTGCTTCTCTGACCGACAGAAGCCTTTCTGAGATGGCTGGTGGTCAAAGCCACTAACTGAGGGGCAGGGCAAGGGGACTCTGAACACCTTAGTCCCTATCCCACATCCCGGCTTCTATCCAGGATCTGAAAGTTTCTCCCGATGGGCACTCCTTCCCCTCCAGCTCAGACAAGCGGGCAGGGCTCTGGCGCCAGACAGACCTGAGCTCTGCCCTCTTCCCCTCCTGGCTATAGGGTCCTGGGTGAGTCTTGGTCTCTATTCCTTCATCTCACTTTATGGGGACTGAACGAGATCCAGGGGTGAGGCCCCCAGCCCAGAGCTGCTGTTAATCCAGGGCTCTCCTCTCTCAGTAAGGACACAGAGTCCACTAATGACCATTGGTCCACCAAGGTACAGAGAAGGCAAGGTGCCTGCCTAGGTCACCAGCGAGCCTGAGTCTAGTCCTGACTCCCAGTCCAGTCCTCCTGTGACCATAccccaaaagaaaatgaaggtggAGACATGGGGGttgtggggagaggaaggagatggGGAAGAGGGGGGACCTAACACCCACTCCCCTCCATAGTGCCTCACACATAGTTGGTGTtcactaaatatttgctgaacgaTGAGTAAATGTTAGGTGGTTGGATAGATGGGGCCACAGGCGGGTGAGACCTAACTATGCGCCGTTCGGAATCCCAGCTCACTGCGTCCTGCCAGTCCTCCCGTTAACCTCATTTAGTTACTAGCAGTAGCCTTCAGTATCTGCTGAGTCACTACTCTCAACCCAGAGGTGGGGCTGGGCATGCCAGAAATTTGGAGGGAAGAAAGATTGACAGAACCTCAGCACTTCACCAccagctccattttttttttttttttttttttgagacggagtctcgctctgtagcccaggctggagtgcagtggccggatctcagctcactgcaagctccgcctcccgggttcacgccattctccggcctcagcctcccgagtagctgggactacaggcgcccgccacctcgcccggctattttttgtatttcttagtagagacggggtttcaccgtgttagccaggatggtctcgatctcctgacctcgtgatccgcccatctcgacctcccaaagtgctgggattacaggcttgagccaccgcgcccggcctttttttttttttttttgagatggattctctttctgtcacccaggctggagtgcggtggcacgatctcggcttactgcaacctccacctactggcttcaagcaattctcctgcctcagcctcctgagtagctgggattacaagcgtgcgccaccacacccggctaatttttgtattttttagtagagacagggtttcaacatgttggccgggctggtctcgatatcttgacctcgtgatccacttgccttggcctcccaaagtgctgggattacaggcgtgagccaccgcacccagccccaccagctccatttttaagatgaagaaaccGAGGCAG
This genomic interval from Theropithecus gelada isolate Dixy chromosome 10, Tgel_1.0, whole genome shotgun sequence contains the following:
- the LOC112633220 gene encoding immunoglobulin lambda-like polypeptide 1 isoform X1, whose protein sequence is MRPETGQPGREAPGEPGPNLRQRWSLLLLGLALVTHGLVHPTAAPQSRALDPGAPGGSSRSSLRSRWGRFLLHHGSWTGPRCWPWEFQSKHNSLRHVFGSGTQLTVLGQPKATPSVTLFPPSSEELQANKATLVCLMSDFYPGILTVTWKADGTPITQGVEMTTPSKQSNNKYAASSYLSLTPEQWRSRRSYSCQVTHEGSTVEKTVTHAQCS